From the Cyanobacteriota bacterium genome, one window contains:
- a CDS encoding PAS domain-containing protein encodes MTQLEQVPSLHPVFADASLSLDTINPNSHSPNSQPTTSANTDLVLRVAKHGTYLEVLASSHLLAGLPASELVGKTIQEVLPPDCARTQLHYIQQAFATKEMQTFEQQIACNGELRYEEVQVIAINDYEALLIVRDVSDHRRIYEHLNLQYAVTRTLTEFAASSVEGIIPQLSQLLQMICAGLHWQYGELWTLDDRQPVLHLAASWRAPTHELLALTQTAQRTQILQGEG; translated from the coding sequence ATGACCCAGCTAGAGCAAGTTCCATCCTTACATCCTGTCTTTGCGGATGCGTCATTGTCGCTAGACACTATTAACCCCAACTCTCACAGCCCCAATTCTCAGCCTACTACTAGTGCTAACACTGATCTGGTACTGCGGGTTGCCAAACATGGCACTTATCTTGAGGTACTAGCATCATCGCACCTGCTAGCTGGGCTGCCTGCTTCTGAGCTAGTTGGCAAAACTATTCAAGAGGTGTTACCGCCTGATTGTGCCCGCACACAATTGCACTATATTCAACAGGCATTTGCCACCAAGGAGATGCAAACCTTTGAACAACAGATTGCTTGTAATGGTGAGCTGCGCTACGAAGAGGTGCAAGTTATTGCTATTAATGACTATGAAGCATTGCTAATAGTGCGAGATGTTTCTGACCACAGACGCATCTATGAACATCTCAACCTGCAATACGCAGTAACTCGGACATTAACAGAATTTGCAGCCTCCTCAGTAGAGGGTATCATCCCCCAGTTGTCACAGTTATTGCAGATGATTTGTGCAGGGCTGCATTGGCAGTATGGGGAACTTTGGACTCTAGATGATCGCCAACCAGTGCTCCATCTTGCAGCTAGTTGGCGTGCACCAACGCATGAACTGCTAGCACTCACTCAGACAGCTCAACGGACGCAAATCCTTCAAGGAGAGGGA
- a CDS encoding cysteine hydrolase, with amino-acid sequence MVKISAQPYDYELPDTGVALIIIDMQRDFIEPGGFGDALGNNVSLLKAAIPAIKQLQAAFRARKLPIFQTVEGHQPDLSDCPPSKLNRGNYAIKIGDRGPMGRILVLGEPGNDVIPELAPLPGEVVIPKPGKGAFYNTNLEALLQENNITHLVITGVTTEVCVQTTMREANDRGYECLLVEDGTASYFPEFKQSVLEMVRAQGGIVGWTAPAASVLQGLSVAASC; translated from the coding sequence ATGGTCAAAATTTCTGCCCAGCCTTATGACTATGAGTTGCCAGATACTGGGGTTGCGTTGATAATCATCGACATGCAACGAGATTTTATTGAGCCGGGCGGGTTTGGTGACGCGCTTGGCAATAATGTTAGCCTGCTGAAGGCAGCAATACCAGCTATTAAGCAGTTACAAGCTGCGTTTCGTGCTCGCAAATTGCCTATTTTTCAAACTGTAGAGGGGCATCAGCCCGACTTGTCTGATTGCCCACCATCGAAGCTGAATCGGGGTAACTATGCCATAAAGATAGGCGATCGAGGGCCTATGGGGCGCATTTTGGTGTTGGGCGAACCAGGAAATGATGTGATTCCAGAGCTAGCTCCTCTCCCAGGGGAGGTTGTGATCCCTAAGCCGGGTAAGGGTGCATTCTATAACACAAACCTAGAAGCGTTGCTGCAAGAAAACAACATTACCCATCTGGTGATTACTGGTGTTACCACTGAGGTGTGTGTGCAAACTACCATGCGGGAGGCCAACGATCGCGGGTATGAGTGCTTACTCGTAGAAGATGGTACGGCAAGTTATTTCCCTGAGTTTAAGCAGTCAGTGCTGGAGATGGTTCGTGCTCAAGGTGGCATCGTTGGCTGGACTGCACCTGCGGCTAGTGTCTTACAAGGGTTATCGGTTGCTGCATCTTGCTAG